Below is a genomic region from Brassica rapa cultivar Chiifu-401-42 chromosome A08, CAAS_Brap_v3.01, whole genome shotgun sequence.
TAGCCAAAGACCCACATCACCATCTTCTGCAGTTATAAATGCTGTAAAcacaccaaaacaaaaaaaaaaaactctaagaTTAAGAGACAAGTCATGGTTTTGCGGAGAATAGGTCGCTGGAGAGAAAGGTACTAAACAGGTAAAGACAAGGAAAGAGCCAAAAGAACACATGTGCAatatacaaacaaaacaaatcacGAGTGGACCAGGGTTCCCAATTGTTACTTCAGCATTAAATGTCAACAGATAAACACAACTGTAGGGTTGTCTTTAGGACAGCGTAAACAAGGTTAAGACTCACCCCAAATCACCGAACTTTtggaacaaaaacaaaagctaCCATATTCTAGACAAAAAGgggttaattttatttatttatgtgcaATGATAATAAATCAAACAGTAAGAACATTTCCTCGGATTACAAGATAGAAAACAAACGGTGTCCTGAAGATGCAATAGAAGCTTACCTAAACCGAAATGCGGGATGAGAAAAGTTCAAAACTTTACCGTCGAACACGAAAAAGCTCAATCTCCGCTCGTGATTGGATTAGATTACAACGCGAGAAAAGCTGAGAAACTCGTGGGAGGGGAGAGAATGCAGAGATTGGTCGAGAGAACGACAGCGTTTTGGTTCCTATTGGAGCTGATAAACACTCAGCTCGTTTCtctgagtctctctctctctctctgctttttaggaggaggaggaggcgatGTGGAGGAAGAAGAGCATTTATAGAGAGACTCGAAGCGCATGTTCGTGTCACGCATGTTGTTCCTAATTTGTTTGTCTCTTCCTCGCTCCATTCGTCACGTGACGGGCCGTTTAAGACGCTTGTTTCTGGCCCTTTTTCCAAATATCTCTCTCTTCTCAAAACAAAGGgatcttattatatttttctaatttaaatgtatttccaaaaatatataaagcataTATTTTCCtaacacattttttttaattatttctaaacGAATAGATATACATTTAGAAAGCAATTTCTAAATTTAACACATTTTCAGAGAAAAATCCTTATTGTCAATTCGAAAgataaaaagtgtatttttcagttttaaatatatataaaaatattgttgatCTTTGAGGCAAACAAAAACACAATCAACAACACGAAACACAAGAGTCAGAATGTATTTGTTACACAAACGCAGGTACATACATTACCAAGTGTCACTGATAGTAACAAAGACTACTAACTTATTAAACTTTTCCCATGACAATTGTTCTACCAACGTCACTGATAGTGACATACACGTATAATGTTTCCACCAGTTTATCTAGCGCTCAAATTAGTAATAAAAACCACTAAAAACTGGTTTGGGCCTGTGGTCAAAACCCACTAAAAAGGGAATAACAGAACTACTAATAGCTTTTCCATAAaatgggcttgggcttgggcttcaCTAAAACATATCTCTTACTACTCACTATCTCAATGTCATCGTCGGATCACAGTGACTCGCTGCTGGCTTTGGACTGTGTCGTTCCGACCAGAGGATCTCTGTCTCTGGTAATGCTCTTCTCTATTCAATTCCTGATCGCTACTTTCTACAATGTCGAATTTCGTTTTTGGCGAATCTAAAATCTTTACCATTTGAATCGAAAGAGTTCAAAAATCATGAATCTCATTGCTTATGATTCATTTGAGTTCCGATCTAGTATACATACACATCCCATGTATATGCTTAAACACACATGCAAAGACACGTTAGAGTTGTTAATTTTGTTAATTAACAATATGGTTAAGAGTTATGTTATAATGTGTTCGTTAATTAAACTGCAGTGACTTACACTAAGATGGAGGAAGGCACTTCTTCTGGTTCACGGAGGACACGGTCCCAAGTTGCTCCGGACTGGACTCTCAAAGACTGTCTGATCCTCGTCAACGAGATCGCTGCCGTTGAATCAGACTGCTCCAACGCTTTATCCAGCTTCCAGAAATGGACAATGATCTCAGACAACTGTAACGCTTTGGATGTACACAGAAATTTTAACCAGTGCAGGAGGAAATGGGATTCGTTGGTCTCTGATTACAGCCAGATCATGAAGTGGGAGTCTCAGGAACGAGGCAGGGTCCATTCTTATTGGTCACTGAGTGTTGAGAAGAGGAGGAAACTGAATCTCCCCGGGAATGTAGATAACGAGGTTTTTCAAGCCATCAATGCGGTTGTGATGATCCAAGAGAACAAAGATGGGAGTGAACCTGATTCTGATAGTGACCCGGAAGCTCAAGAAGACTTTGACGTTGTTGATGTCACTGCTGAGTTAGGTACACACGTTAATAGCTCTTCTCTTCTTTGGTTCCTTAACCAAAGAACAACACTTTGAGATCCAAAATGATGAATATTGTTGGTATAGTTTATTAGGCATCCTGCTGTATAACATTGTGTTCTGTTGTGGTTCCCATGAAACCATAATGCTCTGTAGTGCACTACTGTGTTTATTGTTAAGCCCTTGAAACATTTGGTTGTGAAAATGAGCTTTTGCAGGATCAAAAAGGTCAAGACAGCGAACTATGGTCGTCATGAAGGAGAACCCGCCACATAAGAGAAAGACAGAAGAGGAGCGACGGAGGAAAAACATTCAAGAGCAACGTGCAAAAGCAACCCATCAGAAGAATAAAACCATGGAAGTGAAGAAGAAGCCGGTGGTAGAAATTTCCACTgatgtagaagaagaagaagaagaagaagaagaagaagaagaagaagaagaagaagaagaggaagaaacgATGAGCATAGAAGAAGAGATTAAAGCGTTGGAAGCAAAGCTAGGTGAGAAAGCTGACATGATACATGCAATAGTCGGGAGAAATCTAGCAAAGGGAAGTGAAACAGAGGATGATGTTGGCATTGAGGACAAGTTAAAGTTTGTGAAACAGCAAGGAGACGAGCTCATCGCTTGTCTGAGTGAGATTGTTAATACACTTGATAGACTCCGTGAAGTTCCACAAGAAATCTGAGTGATGATTTTCCAAGCTGATAAACTTTCAGTTGTAAATGTTTGGAGTTATCTAGTTGTGTAGTGTTTCGTAAGAGACTAGCTGTATGTGTGTATatgtattttttcaaaaattaaaaagttaaaagatttttgtaattttagtaAAGATGAAGATTTGTTGATGTTCTGAAATTAAGACTCAAAGTCAATGGACCTATATGGCTAATCAAGATCGTTGTGGATTAGAGATTACATGGCCTTCCTCTTCCTCATTCTATACAGtctcactctttttttttttttgggccaGACAAGAGTTTAAGTGCTCACCTGGTTAAATGTTCTGGCAAGTACAAAGTTTATCCACATGAAAAGGACAATCCTCAAGCAGTTGTAGAAGTATAAGAAATCAAAGTTATACTAAAGGTGAATAAAGTAGAAGACAAACATGAGCATGAAAAGACTTGCAGCTGCTCGTAGCTTTAAAGCTACTTACGCGCGTGTGAAACAGTTTTCACTAGGAGAGAGAGTGTGTTGCTTCGAGAGCTGTCCtaataaataaagaaagaaacgaATTTGCCAGCAAAAGACGGACccaacattaaataaaataaaatcaataaaagGGAAAATCGGAGTGTGGGAAAAGTAAATGGGAAGCGACGACTACTGAGACTCGActcatctcctcctcctccttctttaGGTTTCTGAGCTCTCAAACTCATCGGAACTAATTGCAATTTTGGGGAGCTTTTGATTACTCTCTCTCGATCGATCACCCTTTTTTTCTCTGTTGATCTTTGTACTTACCCAAGTACCACAAGTCAAGAGATTCCGTGTTTCTTTCATGCCTTCCAGCTCTAAGGTAAACCATGTTCTCTTCTTCTAGCCTACCCCGTTCATGGAATCATCGGATCTGTGTCTTGTTTGTGGAGAAATTAAACTTCTTTCTAGACCTCATTTGTGTTTTCTTCCAATTGAAATTTGGATTTCAACTGTAAAGATACAAACTTTGAGTACCCTTTAGAATCAAGGATCTGGGTTTAGCTTCTTTCACGAAAAAGTTTCATTCTTTTATGTATGTAGATGTGTCTAGAGGATCCTTAGCTTCTCTACAGGTTGTGCACAACATAAACTTTCATTTCTTCTACCTTCTTGCTTCGCTCTTAGAGGAAACATTTCTACCTAGATGACGCATGGATTAACCATTTCTTTTGTTACCGAGACACAACTCTAAATTGTCTTTCTTTTTTGCTTTAGGTGCATGTTGGAGTGATTGAAAGAGATCGCTACATGTGACTTGGTTGGGGTCAGACCTCCCTCATACATACCAGTACCACGTAACACGAGATAAGAAAGGATGCTTGAGGGACCTAAGTTCGATATGCTCGCTCCTGGCAATCACCACAATTACGATGCCTTTACGCAAGACTTTTACCAAAAGCTCGGCGAAGAAGGTACTAACATGTCCACCGACAGTATGCAGACAAGTAACGCCGGGGGCTCTGTGTCTATGTCTGTGGATAACAGTAGCGTTGGCTCTAGTGATGCCCTCATTGGCCATCCCGGTTTGAAGCCTATGCGTCATCCTTACTCTCTCTCCGTTGGACAAAGCGTGTTTCGCCCAGGGAGAGTCACACATGCACTTAACGGTGATGCCTTGGCACAAGCGTTGATGGATAGTAACCATCCAACCGGAGGACTGGCTAACTATGAAGAGTGGACTATAGATTTGAGGAAACTCCACATGGGTCCTGCCTTTGCGCAAGGTGCGTTTGGTAAGTTATACAGAGGGACTTACAAAGGAGAGGACGTAGCGATTAAGCTACTCGAGAGGCCAGAGAACAGCCCTGAGAAGGCGCAAGCCCTGGAACAGCAGTTTCAGCAGGAGGTTTCTATGCTTGCGTTTTTGAAGCACCCCAACATCGTTAGGTTTATCGGCGCATGCGTTAAACCGATGGTGTGGTGCATCGTGACTGAATACGCGAAAGGAGGCTCTGTCAGACAGTTTTTGACTAAGAGACAGAACCGAGCTGTGCCTTTGAAGCTGGCTGTTAAGCAGGCGTTGGATGTCGCTAGAGGGATGGCTTACGTCCATGAGCGCAACTTTATTCACAGGGATTTGAAGTCGGATAACCTCCTCATATCAGCTGATCGGTCCATCAAGATTGCTGACTTTGGAGTGGCAAGAATCGAAGTTCAAACTGAAGGGATGACACCAGAGACCGGGACTTACAGATGGATGGCTCCGTAAGTTTGAATAGTTTCTCTTGTCTTGTCCTTTATAACCTTAAAACTAAAGTCTTGTCTGTGGATTGATGCAGAGAGATGATCCAGCATAGACCCTACACTCAAAAAGTGGACGTCTATAGTTTTGGAATCGTGCTGTGGGAGTTGATAACGGGTCTGTTACCGTTCCAGAACATGACGGCAGTTCAAGCTGCATTTGCTGTGGTGAACCGAGGAGTGCGTCCAACGGTCCCAGCGGATTGTCTACCTGTGCTTGGGGAGATCATGACACGTTGCTGGGATGCGAACCCTGAAGTCCGTCCTTGTTTTGCAGAGATTGTCAATCTTCTTGAGGGAGCTGAAACAGAGGTAATGACGACTGTGAGAAAAGCCCGTTTCAGATGTTGCATGACGCAACCAATGACAATCGACTAATCTGTTGTGTCAAGAATaataaagaagagaagacaTAAAAGGAGGAAGAAAACAGAAAGGAAGCAAGAAGAGGTTTTAGATATATGTGAGTTTGTGTGTGTATCAAATATGTAATAACATATTTGTATCTCTTTTCCCATATGATAGGAGAAGTAACCCAACCATTTTAGACTACCGAATGTTCTAGATTTTATGTACTTGTGACCTGTCTGAAGTGTTTGGTTTAGTTTTCCTTGAATTCATGCTTCTTTACTGTGACAGAGGAGCACTTGATGTGTATGTAATGAATCAGATGATGACGCATttattttcttccttttctAAATTCGTGTATCAATAGATTCTCTCCAGTATGATGTCCTCTATATAGctcaaaagaaaataagatgGTGAACTCATCTTAATAATCTATAATGTTAACGTTACTTATCAAAACTTTGGATAGTGAATCCATCTTATATAATCTATAGAGCTCAAAAGAAGACGAGGtacataaaaaaacattaatgaaTGCTGTTGAGAAAATCCTCTTCGCCACTGCTAATGGAATCACCGTCATCATCACTGTCTTCACCATCACTATCACCATTATCGTCTTCATCATCACCCTCGCTTACAATCTCCATAATTCCACCATCAAAGAACATAcctccatcatcatcatcaaaatcACTCGCACTGTTATCTTCATTGTCATCGCTGCTCATGTCATCATCTCCACTGTCGCTATCGTCTCCAGCTAGTCCAAGAATCCGGTCCAGGTCATCTTCGtcgtcttcatcatcttcatcttcatcctctGTCTCACCATCATCATCGGGATCCGAGTCATCGTCCGTTGGTCTCCGTCTGCCAATCTCATACATCCTGGCTGAGGAAAACATATCATCTTGATCTTCCATTGTGATCAGCCCAAGAAAAGAATCCGTTGGTTCTGTGGCGAAGTCGAGAAGGCATCGGTCCACCGGTATAGTGGCAATGTCTGAATAGTTCACCGCGTCAAGAGTGCGGAAAGCAGCAAACAACGGATGCTTCGCACGGCGTGTGTTGACAGCAGACATCACGTCCTCAATGTTTCTCCTCAGCATTGCGTATATAACATCTCCCCTGGAGTTGAACGTAATAGCTGTCTGGTCCAGTGATGGTACACTCCGAATAAGCCTCGTATTCATATTCCTCAGGTCCCAGACCTCCGAGTTTATGATCACCTGTTATAAACATATTAAGATAAGCCAAGACATAGTGAGCTGACTTTTTTAGTTCAGCTGCTCAAACATTAACCagaaaattgatttattttattaccTCATTTCGAGAAGGATGAAAACCGCCGCCACCATAATCAGTAAACTGATCAAACCGTTTGCAACTATTTGGGACACGGCGATCCCAGAGATGACCATTCCACAATATTAATGAATCGCAAGGGTTGAAGTGTACAAGAGTATAGGGACTAGTCCGGGAAGAAGTGTCTGGGTCAGTGAATTTCTCGGAAAGACTGCCGGTCTCTACGTTATACAGAAGAACATCTTTTGTTGGTCCTTCAGAAGAGAGCGCTGCGATAAGTGACCCAGAGTTGCTGAACTTTGCAGCCTTGCAACCATCAAACGAGTGTTTAGACCCAACAGTTATATCAGACGCGTCCCACAACTGCACATCACTGTAGCTCGAAGAAAGCAACAGTTGAGTATCACCAGAGACATATGACTGAACAAGTGTAACCGGAGCCTGGTGACCTGAAACACTCTCTAGCATGTTACCGCTGCTAGCGTCAAATATCTTGATTTCTCCAGCATGGCTACCGACTGCTAAATGATTAGTACCACCAAGAAGTGAAATGCTTGTGAAGAGAGCAGTCTCATCTCGGTAAGATCTCCAGGATTTGAATCTGCTGAAAACAAATTGACGGTCCCTGCGATTCCCATGGACTCCACTGTAATAACTCTGAAGCTCACGGGTGCCAAGACGGTCAGTGATGTTTAGTGGAGCTTCAAGTAACCGTTTAGGTTCAGGACAGACATGCGGATGTAGGAGAGACACAGGGGGGAGAGTTGTGATAGGAGCCCGGCACTGCCTGTGTTGGTGTTTCAAATACTGGACTACAAGGGAGTCTAGTGATAACCGTTCCGAAGGCTGGGGATCGCTTGGAAGCCTTAGCTGAGAAGCAGGTGTCATCTGGCCTAGTCTGGAGCTCCCAGATTGGTTGACATCTAAAGCTGAAGCTGGTGTTTGGAAACCTGAAGCCTCCGCAATGGTTGAACTCCTACGTAAGGAAGCCGATGTTGGACAAGCTGGAGTTCGTGGTCCTAGCTCGCCCAAATTGATTCTTTTACTTGAGGTTGACATCTCTGTTTCTCTTAGCTCAGACAATTTCCGTTTTCTCGGAAAAGTTGGGGTCTTAAATTGAGCATCGGCATCAAGGTCGTTCTTCTCTGCAACAGCTTCTGATGTATCTCCACAAGCAGGATCTGAATTTGAACTACTGTTTATTCTCTGCGTAGACTGAGGTTGAGCGTCCTGGTACAAAGATTGCTTTCGTGACTGCGAACCAAAGCTGGGTGAGAAAGCCAACTGTTTCTTCTTTGCGGATGGAGCTGCATTACCTCTCGAACTAGGATCTTCTTCGTGAGCATTGACTTTGGGTTTGCTGGGGAAAAAACCACAGTTAGTACGACCAGAGGGCCATTGTTGCTGTGCTACTGGCGTGGACGTCTCCTGTGTGGAGGAAGCCAGATGTTTCTTCTTGGCAGATAGAGCCGCATTACATTTAGAGTTAGGATCTTCGTCATGTGCACAGACTTCAGGTTTGCTGTTGAAAAATCCACCACTAGCACGACCAGAAGGCCACTGCACCTGAGCTACCGGTGCAGACATCTCCTGTGTAGCGGAATATGCAATAGAAGAAGGGGGAGCCAAGGAAGGTAGAGGATTCAACTGAGCCTCTTTCAACAGTGCTGAAGCAGTTTCACCAAGACCTGATGCCTGGAGGTGCTCATGGATAAGGAGCAAAAGCTCCTTAGAATCATATGTTATAGGTGTTGCTGCGGCAATGGCAGCTCTTTCAATGCGCCTCAGTGTTGGAGTAGCAGCATCACTGGCTGTTAGTGTATTCGCATGCCCTGAATTTGTTACTATCTGCAAAACACATATAAACCACAACTTAAAATGACTGCACAACTTCAACAGAGAAACAAATGAATAGGTCAGTTGAGATGGTTACCCCTATCAGCTCAAGGGCCACCTGCGTAAGTTCAGCCTGCCACCTGACCTGATCTGTTCCACTTGACTGACCACCTGAGTCCCGAATTAGTTCTGATAAACTCCTACCAACCTGTAAACCATGTTTGGAAAGTCAAGTCTCAATCAGATCAGATGCATCTCAGAGAAAGGAAAAGAAGAAAGCTGGGAGAAAGTTTTTTGCAATTCTACCTCAAGTTTAGTCAGTATTTGTGCAATTGTATCATCTCTAGCGAGACCAAGAAGTACCCTGCAGGCCAGCGCTCGTAGGCAATCTGGGGTAGCAGGGGGGTTCACATATATTCTGGGCTGAAGAAGTTTTAAGAGAATTTTTATACCATCATTCCCACGAACAGCCTCACGTGCTTGACGATAAACCTGCTCCAACTTAGCAGCAAGGCCAGCAGAACCGGTTCCTGCTCCTAAGAAAATTCTTCGATCCCCGACCAAACCTGAAGACGCTGGTGCAACAGGAGTTGGCGGAGCATTATCTGCAGGAACATCGGTTGAAGGACGGGCAGTGGCTTGGTCGGGAACAGGTTGATGATTTTGGGCAAGAAGCGGCTTATTGCTTAATGATGGTGGTGGGCACACCAGATTGATTAGGACATTTAGTGCAGGCTGTATGATCTGCAATAACTAACGACACATCAGTCATCAGGGAAAGTATTAAtgagaagcagaagaagaaagacAACACCCATGTGAATAGTGGATAGAAGCGGACTGCTGACCTCAGGGTCCACTATGCTGTTGGAAATATTAGTTGCATCCAGAATGACAGCAATGCCAGCACGATTGTTGCTGAGTGCGGCAGTCACAATTGCTTTGCGGCCATCAGGTATTGATGTAACTATGTGAAGAACACCAAAAGCATACTGAAGTAGATCATGGAGATAACGGTCTACTGGTGGAGTCTGCACATGCGaccaaaatataaatacatggtATAGACAAAATAAAGTACATGTGGAGAGTAAAATGCTACATTACCTGGCATAGTTCCAACATGGTAACATGTCCAGAGGAGGCCAAAAAGCTATTGACAGCAGGCCACTGAGTTCTCACAAAGGTCGGACCCAACTTCCTATCCTTCTGTAACTGAAGGAATACGGCATCCACAGCTTCATTGCTAATGTCAAGGGGCTTATGGGCTGCCCTAATATTAGGAACTTTTGGCACACCACCTCGGCCACTTCTGCTTGGGCGAATGGATTCCACAAGCAAAAGTAGATGAGCTCTAAAATACTGACGCAAAGCAAAACAGGTGTGAAAAGCCATCTGTTTCTCTGAGGACGTCATGACTTCAGGGGCTGATCGGTCAGAATTAGCACCAGTTCTAACTGAGGCTGCATCTTTGAGAATTGCAAGGAGTTTCTGCAAACTATTATGAGCATCAAATGCATCTAAAATGGCTCTAAAGACAAAAGCAGCAGCAAAGAATAAGGCTGAATTTTTTCTGGCTTGATCCTGGGAACAGTCTAGAAGTTCGATAGCTAATTTAACCACTTGATGTATGAGATCCGATGGAAGTGCACAGACACGCTCCATTATACCCTGCGAAAAAATGAAGGTAAGAAGAAGCCGGATTCGTACTAATTCAACGACAGTTCTAAGCAAAAATTGCAATGGCGTCGAACAACTTTGCTGTCATTATTACCTGAAGAGAGCCTATGGTGTATAAGCAAGATGAGAGACCATAAAAGGTCTCAGTAACCCTTGGCACAGCAAGTAACTTCTGCAAGCCACCCCGGTCAACAAACATTGCAGCAAACTTCCGGTGTGCAGCCAAAGCGCAAATTAACTTCATTACATCAGGTAACAAAGGCGACAGTGTGAAGCTATCACCAAGTTGGGACGTACGCTCCAGTAGCGTAATGCATACATCAACACCTTTTTCATGGAGGACAGGCCCGAGAACCTCAACATATTCTCCCAGTATCTCAAGGCACTGGATGCAATATTTTTCCTGTAACTGAGCCAACGATTCAATATCTGGAAGTGAAACTTCTCCAACATCCACAGTTGCGTCAGTTTCCACACTACTCGTACCCGCAGTCTGATCAGATGTAACACAGGTGGCATTTCTGCAACCAACCAAATAACAGAGTTAAAGACCTAAATAATCTAATATAGAGATAAACATCAGCAGAGTTAACGACATAATCTACAACAGCATAGCATGACTGACCTTGAAACCTCAGCGGCATCTATGACTGTAGTAGCTGCTCGACGAGCAGCAGCCACGGCAGCTTCTTCACTGCCAGAGGACTTAAATTCCtggaaaaattaaaaaaaggagACAATCAATATAAATATCAGGTCACCTGTCCAAGAGGTTCATTAAGgaaatcaaatttaaaacatgCCTCCAAAGCAGTAGTTTTAACAAGCTCTGCTGCAGCATCACCGGCTGCTTTAACTGCTTCATCAGGAGCATGGGCAGCTCTAGCTTCGGTTTCAGCAGCTCCAACCGCTCTCTTTACTATATCAGTTATGTTTTTGGTTCCAATCACGCAATCTTGAAAGCACTCATCATTCTTCTCTCTTTCAATCTCCATTATACCAGACTTCATTTTCCCCAGCCATTTAGTCCCATCTTCTGCATTTCTGACATCTAAATTTTTTGATTGATCCCTATCTCTGACACCAAGACGACCTGATGTAGGAGATGCCAAGAGACTGTCTGTATCAGTAGCACCTTCGTTCACCTTTCCTCTCGCCCTAGATTTTGATCGGCTCAGTCTATTTCTTGAAGGGTCATCTCTTCCGGTATTGCCATCTCCAGGCTTCATTTTACCGTCAAAAACAGCAGGAACATTACATCTATCTCTACCATCGATTTCGAGTTCTCCTTCAGACAGTACATCAGTCTCTCTACCGGCGTCGGCCTCAAGAACATGGTCACCTTCAACTGTATCCACAACCCTCCGCACCCTACTTCGAccatcttcttttgtttttaatgacaCATGCTTAGCCTCAGTTGTATGAAGGGCATCTCTACGGCTCGTGCTTGCCTCTCCAATAACACGTACTCGGAGATAATGCATAAGCTTAGCAGATAGTCCTGACGTCAAGACGTCTTCAACTAATTGACCACGACTTGAGTCAgatcaaaaaaacaatattttaacttCAGATAGtgcaaaaaatcaaaaagagaACAACAAATTGAGAATGTAATATCCGTACCTCGTCAGAGAGTGAGCGAGAAGTCCAGTAGAATAAGTCTTCAACATCTCAGAATCTGAGGCCTCACTGCTACCAGAGTGTTCACCAGGAAACTTAACAGCCTCTTCCAAGACCCACTTTTTAAAGTTTTCCGTAACAGCATCATCGAAAATATAAGGATgctgaacaaacaaaaaaaaaggagtttCGTCATGAACCAACACCAACAAGCTAAAACGTAAGGGAAACGAGCAAGAAGCTAGTAGATTCTTACCGTCCAAGTAAGCAACCAATTCATTAGCAACCTTGCGGAGGCTGCCTTTACAGCTGTTGAGTAAGTATTCTCAGATAGAAAAGTTGACGAAATCAACTCAAAGAACTCATCATTCTCCtgtaaaaaaataaccaaataagAAGACAGAACACACTAGTACTTCAACCATTTTGTAAAAAAGACTTACTTTGATGAGTTTACATAGCTTTCCACTGATATGACTACCACGACCATTAGAGTAGAACCCATTCTCCTTTATAAACCTGCGGAAACAAGTAAAGCGTCAAGCTTTAAAAACAACTACAAATGAAACAACAAAATCAAGAAGAGACATACAGAGACTCCTGAGATTCGAGGAGGTGGCTAAGAGCGTGGAGGACAGTAGGGTTGGGGTTATTAGCACCGTTAGTGATATGTTCCATGAGCTTCTGCGCCTTCTCTATAagcccttcttcttctttagggTTATCTCCTCCGCCGTTTGAATTCTCCGTCTCCGTCTCCGCCGCGAGAGCCAATTGTTCATTCTCAGCCGTGGGATTGGGGACCTCGGGTTCGTTCCCTTGCCCGTCCATTGTTAACCTCTCTTTTTACAAGGAAGAAACACCCAGAAGCGGCGATCAATCTAGACGTTGGAATAAAGAGAAAACTTTAGTTGTGGGAATAAGAAGGAACGCAGCAGCGGAGGAGGTGGCAGCTGGAGACGACAAAGGTAAACCGACTGTATTACTAAAATATAACCCGACCCGTTTTCTCATCAGATAAACCCTAGCCCATTTTTCAGTAAATGGGCCTATATAAGGCCCATAGTTACAATGCTGCATTAAGACGCATCCGGTTTGGATTCCGGTTGGAGTTCAAGTCATTGGTTCGATTCCGGGTTCTTGTAGATGTATGAACCATTCTAATGTATATTTTTCACTTTTCAGTtcaatcctactatataaaagctaCTAATTTTGAGGTTTCTTAGGAATGCCACATAGGATAAAATATTCTCTACCAATCAA
It encodes:
- the LOC103834625 gene encoding DDB1- and CUL4-associated factor homolog 1 isoform X2; the protein is MDGQGNEPEVPNPTAENEQLALAAETETENSNGGGDNPKEEEGLIEKAQKLMEHITNGANNPNPTVLHALSHLLESQESLFIKENGFYSNGRGSHISGKLCKLIKENDEFFELISSTFLSENTYSTAVKAASARLLMNWLLTWTHPYIFDDAVTENFKKWVLEEAVKFPGEHSGSSEASDSEMLKTYSTGLLAHSLTSRGQLVEDVLTSGLSAKLMHYLRVRVIGEASTSRRDALHTTEAKHVSLKTKEDGRSRVRRVVDTVEGDHVLEADAGRETDVLSEGELEIDGRDRCNVPAVFDGKMKPGDGNTGRDDPSRNRLSRSKSRARGKVNEGATDTDSLLASPTSGRLGVRDRDQSKNLDVRNAEDGTKWLGKMKSGIMEIEREKNDECFQDCVIGTKNITDIVKRAVGAAETEARAAHAPDEAVKAAGDAAAELVKTTALEEFKSSGSEEAAVAAARRAATTVIDAAEVSRNATCVTSDQTAGTSSVETDATVDVGEVSLPDIESLAQLQEKYCIQCLEILGEYVEVLGPVLHEKGVDVCITLLERTSQLGDSFTLSPLLPDVMKLICALAAHRKFAAMFVDRGGLQKLLAVPRVTETFYGLSSCLYTIGSLQGIMERVCALPSDLIHQVVKLAIELLDCSQDQARKNSALFFAAAFVFRAILDAFDAHNSLQKLLAILKDAASVRTGANSDRSAPEVMTSSEKQMAFHTCFALRQYFRAHLLLLVESIRPSRSGRGGVPKVPNIRAAHKPLDISNEAVDAVFLQLQKDRKLGPTFVRTQWPAVNSFLASSGHVTMLELCQTPPVDRYLHDLLQYAFGVLHIVTSIPDGRKAIVTAALSNNRAGIAVILDATNISNSIVDPEIIQPALNVLINLVCPPPSLSNKPLLAQNHQPVPDQATARPSTDVPADNAPPTPVAPASSGLVGDRRIFLGAGTGSAGLAAKLEQVYRQAREAVRGNDGIKILLKLLQPRIYVNPPATPDCLRALACRVLLGLARDDTIAQILTKLEVGRSLSELIRDSGGQSSGTDQVRWQAELTQVALELIGIVTNSGHANTLTASDAATPTLRRIERAAIAAATPITYDSKELLLLIHEHLQASGLGETASALLKEAQLNPLPSLAPPSSIAYSATQEMSAPVAQVQWPSGRASGGFFNSKPEVCAHDEDPNSKCNAALSAKKKHLASSTQETSTPVAQQQWPSGRTNCGFFPSKPKVNAHEEDPSSRGNAAPSAKKKQLAFSPSFGSQSRKQSLYQDAQPQSTQRINSSSNSDPACGDTSEAVAEKNDLDADAQFKTPTFPRKRKLSELRETEMSTSSKRINLGELGPRTPACPTSASLRRSSTIAEASGFQTPASALDVNQSGSSRLGQMTPASQLRLPSDPQPSERLSLDSLVVQYLKHQHRQCRAPITTLPPVSLLHPHVCPEPKRLLEAPLNITDRLGTRELQSYYSGVHGNRRDRQFVFSRFKSWRSYRDETALFTSISLLGGTNHLAVGSHAGEIKIFDASSGNMLESVSGHQAPVTLVQSYVSGDTQLLLSSSYSDVQLWDASDITVGSKHSFDGCKAAKFSNSGSLIAALSSEGPTKDVLLYNVETGSLSEKFTDPDTSSRTSPYTLVHFNPCDSLILWNGHLWDRRVPNSCKRFDQFTDYGGGGFHPSRNEVIINSEVWDLRNMNTRLIRSVPSLDQTAITFNSRGDVIYAMLRRNIEDVMSAVNTRRAKHPLFAAFRTLDAVNYSDIATIPVDRCLLDFATEPTDSFLGLITMEDQDDMFSSARMYEIGRRRPTDDDSDPDDDGETEDEDEDDEDDEDDLDRILGLAGDDSDSGDDDMSSDDNEDNSASDFDDDDGGMFFDGGIMEIVSEGDDEDDNGDSDGEDSDDDGDSISSGEEDFLNSIH